The following nucleotide sequence is from Acetobacteroides hydrogenigenes.
CCGATTACCGGAATATTCTACTAGGATTGGCGGTTTTCTTTCTGGCCCGCATTCTTGGGGCTCTTTATATTATAAATAGCATAGAGCACGAGACAATCTTTACAAGAGCGCAAAAGCTCGTACTACACAATGCGGTTCCCTTCCTACTCACATTTGTAGGATTTCTCATCTCCATCTTCCTAAGCGATGGTTTTGCCATAAACCCTGCAACAAGCAAGGTATACCTGCTAAAGTACAAGCTCTTTACAAACCTCATCGAGATGCCTGTACTACTTGCACTTCTACTAGCAGGTGTTTGTCTTGTTATTTGGGGCATAACCTCAACAACGTTGAGCGCAAAACGAAGCACAAAAGGGATTTGGTTCTGTGGATCGGGTACTATTCTAACGGTTCTATCGCTGTTATTGAGCCTTGGCTACAATAACACAGCCTACTATCCTTCTCAAATAGACCTCCAGAGCTCGCTAACGATTGTAAACAGCTCATCAAGCACCTACACGCTTACGGTTATGAGCGTTGTGTCAATACTCATCCCGTTTGTTCTTGCCTACATTTGGTATGCTTGGCGAGCTATGAATAGGAAAAAGGTAACATTAGAGGAGATGAGCAAGGAAACGCACACCTACTAAAATCAAACAACCATGAAGTACTTAAATGAAATACTTTGGCTACTTAGCCTACCGCTGCTTATCTACATAAGCTACAAGCTAAGCGAGCTTGCAATAAAGAAGCATAAGAAGATAGAAAAAGAATAACCTCCGATTTTTGATTTTATCGGGTATAAGCCTCGGCAACTACGGTAGCCGATGGATCGTCACCATATCCACGGGTAAAGCTAACCTTTTTAATAAGAAGAATCTTTACTCGTGGATCGTTTTTGTAGGCCCGCTCCTTTAAGTCAATAATGGCCATCCGTTGAAGGAACTCGTTGGAATAAACTTGCCGCAGAGAGCCGGTGTAGTAACCTTCAACAATTGCAAACTGGCGGTACACCTGAACATCTTCTTCAGAATAGGTTACCCTTATTTTTGAGGCTCCTTCGCTCTCCTTTTTAGCCACAATGGGGTTCGAGAAATTTTCGATGCGCCCATCCTTATATAGAATTGCAGCCACCTCGCTTTTCTCAAGCTTCTGCTTCATTCGTTCTCCCTTAAGGCTGAATACAACGTACTTTCTATCGACCTTACGGATACTAACCTTAAGCGTATCGCCCATTACTGTCGCAATCATATCAGAATCGACGTATTTAGGCGCAGCAGCATCTACAGAGTTCTGCCCTTTGAGTAGAAGTCCGGTAAGCAAGAAAGCGGCCAAAAGCGCTAAGCGTAACAGGGTATGCATACGAAGAAATTTGCATAAAAATAGAAAATATTAGGTAAAAACATTCTTGTTTTCAAAAAAGGAGCAACCAACGGCTGCTCCTCCTATTGATACAAAATAAGAATGCTCCTACTTGCTGGCCATCTTTACGCCCACCCTGCTGGCAACAAACTCGCTAAGCACGCCATCTAGGTCGGGCTTACCAATTTCTGCCAAATCGTAGAATACGCGAGCACAAGGCTTTTTAATGTCAATAATGCGCTGTAGATCTATAGGAGTACCAATAATCACGGTATCGCAATCTGTACTATTGATCGTTTTCTCGAGGTCGTGCAGCTGCTGCTCGCCATACCCCATTGCTGGCAACACACAGCCTATATTCGGATAGATCTCGTAGGTTTCTTTAAGCTTACCAACCAAGTAGGGACGAGCGTCAACTTCCTGCGAAGCCCCAAACTTACGTGCAGCCACAGTTCCCGCTCCAA
It contains:
- a CDS encoding cytochrome d ubiquinol oxidase subunit II → MEYTPTLLQEYWWFIVSLLGSLLVFLLFVQGGQMLLFRIGKTAEEKTMIINSLGRKWEFTFTTLVTFGGAFFASFPLFYSTSFGGAYWVWMAILFLFIVQAVSYEYRKKPGNLLGSKTYEVFLFLNGFGGTFLLGTAVATLFTGGNFYVNKMNLASAGNPIISSWANPWHGLEAVADYRNILLGLAVFFLARILGALYIINSIEHETIFTRAQKLVLHNAVPFLLTFVGFLISIFLSDGFAINPATSKVYLLKYKLFTNLIEMPVLLALLLAGVCLVIWGITSTTLSAKRSTKGIWFCGSGTILTVLSLLLSLGYNNTAYYPSQIDLQSSLTIVNSSSSTYTLTVMSVVSILIPFVLAYIWYAWRAMNRKKVTLEEMSKETHTY